From Streptomyces sp. TLI_053, a single genomic window includes:
- a CDS encoding fused MFS/spermidine synthase, with translation MPDPTAAPSEDSPADERLPVLRETDLGRAKLLPDVDHDGGWLLTLDDTPQSYVDLGDPTHLEFEYTRRLGHLVDALDGAGNGAEDGAEDGAGNGAEDRSGDEPGGGRGDGPGGPGRPVDALHLGGGALTLPRYLASTRPGSRQRVVEVDGPLLDLVEQHLPWQGPGVDITAEVGDAREALAALARTAPGSLDLVVADVFHGSRTPRHLTSVEFLRLAAAVLRPGGLYAANLADGAPLAFARAQTATLRAVFPQTCLIAEPPVLRGRRYGNILLVGSAGPLPVADLVRRLAGDIFPARLTDGADLAAFAGRTAPVTDATATDSPPPPDGAFSVG, from the coding sequence ATGCCCGACCCGACCGCCGCACCGTCCGAGGACTCCCCGGCCGACGAACGACTGCCCGTACTGCGCGAGACCGACCTCGGGCGGGCGAAGCTGCTCCCCGACGTCGACCACGACGGCGGCTGGCTGCTGACCCTGGACGACACCCCGCAGTCCTACGTCGACCTCGGCGACCCGACCCACCTGGAGTTCGAGTACACCCGGCGCCTCGGCCACCTCGTCGACGCGCTCGACGGGGCCGGGAACGGAGCCGAGGACGGGGCCGAGGACGGGGCCGGGAACGGGGCTGAGGACAGGTCGGGCGACGAGCCCGGTGGTGGGCGTGGCGACGGGCCGGGCGGCCCCGGACGCCCGGTGGACGCCCTCCACCTCGGCGGCGGCGCCCTGACCCTGCCCCGCTACCTCGCCTCCACCCGCCCCGGCTCGCGCCAGCGCGTGGTGGAGGTGGACGGTCCGCTGCTCGACCTGGTCGAACAGCACCTCCCGTGGCAGGGGCCCGGCGTCGACATCACCGCCGAGGTCGGCGACGCCCGCGAGGCCCTGGCCGCCCTGGCGCGGACCGCGCCCGGCAGCCTGGACCTCGTCGTCGCGGACGTGTTCCACGGCTCGCGCACCCCCCGCCACCTCACCTCGGTGGAGTTCCTGCGCCTGGCCGCCGCCGTACTGCGGCCCGGCGGCCTCTACGCGGCCAACCTCGCCGACGGCGCCCCGCTCGCCTTCGCCCGCGCCCAGACGGCGACCCTGCGCGCGGTCTTCCCGCAGACCTGCCTGATCGCCGAGCCCCCGGTGCTGCGCGGTCGCCGCTACGGGAACATCCTGCTGGTCGGCTCGGCCGGACCACTGCCCGTCGCGGACCTCGTCCGGCGGCTGGCCGGGGACATCTTCCCGGCCCGGCTGACCGACGGCGCCGACCTCGCGGCCTTCGCCGGCCGCACCGCCCCGGTCACCGACGCCACCGCCACCGACTCCCCGCCCCCGCCGGACGGCGCGTTCAGTGTCGGCTGA
- a CDS encoding class I SAM-dependent methyltransferase produces the protein MSGAERPDLAAVPETALWTLWQRAVEARRPDALLHDPEAVALVDRIDFPFAERFGTSGWQSRLQALRVGCFDREVADFLAREPRGTVVCLGEGLETQYWRVDNGRAQWLSVDLPEAVELRERLLPPGPRQRCLAADATDLATWAEAVDQDRAVLITAQGLLMYLAPPQVRDLVAGCAERFPGGSLVLDAVPRWFARLTREGKMRTPGYQAPPMPWGMDARERDKLRTASPAVTAVRDVRPTGGSGLAAALLPLALTVPPLSTHRPTVTVLDFADGPARDTGDSGA, from the coding sequence ATGAGCGGCGCGGAGCGTCCGGACCTGGCGGCGGTGCCCGAGACGGCACTGTGGACCCTCTGGCAGCGGGCCGTCGAGGCCCGTCGGCCGGACGCGCTGCTGCACGACCCCGAGGCCGTCGCCCTCGTCGACCGGATCGACTTCCCGTTCGCGGAGCGCTTCGGCACCAGCGGATGGCAGTCCCGCCTCCAGGCCCTGCGGGTCGGCTGTTTCGACCGCGAGGTGGCCGACTTCCTGGCCCGCGAACCGCGGGGTACGGTCGTCTGCCTGGGGGAGGGCCTGGAGACCCAGTACTGGCGGGTCGACAACGGCCGCGCGCAGTGGCTCTCCGTCGACCTCCCCGAGGCCGTGGAGCTGCGCGAACGCCTCCTGCCCCCCGGGCCGCGACAGCGCTGCCTGGCCGCCGACGCCACCGACCTCGCCACCTGGGCCGAGGCGGTGGACCAGGACCGCGCCGTCCTGATCACCGCCCAGGGCCTGCTGATGTACCTCGCCCCGCCCCAGGTCCGCGACCTCGTCGCCGGCTGCGCGGAACGCTTCCCCGGCGGCTCGCTCGTCCTGGACGCCGTCCCGCGCTGGTTCGCCCGCCTCACCCGGGAGGGGAAGATGCGCACCCCCGGCTACCAGGCGCCCCCGATGCCGTGGGGGATGGACGCCCGCGAGCGCGACAAGCTCCGCACCGCGAGCCCGGCCGTCACCGCCGTCCGCGACGTCCGCCCCACCGGCGGCAGCGGCCTCGCCGCCGCCCTGCTCCCGTTGGCCCTCACCGTCCCCCCGCTGTCCACCCACCGTCCGACGGTCACCGTCCTGGACTTCGCCGACGGCCCGGCGCGGGACACCGGGGACAGCGGCGCGTAG